The following coding sequences lie in one Arachis ipaensis cultivar K30076 chromosome B05, Araip1.1, whole genome shotgun sequence genomic window:
- the LOC107641230 gene encoding protein FAR1-RELATED SEQUENCE 5-like, whose product MIHDFAVRLDEVRRDSDGSVIMRQIGCNRVGSRKEEVEKDERIRDHRPLTRSCCQARIRAILDTKIQKWKVVSFYEEHSHELVAPLDVSMMPEYRTFSVSDKAQAKNLHDIGIRTCHILGYLAAQKGGYANLSFNQKDMYNLITQHRKEKVKGGDANAAISYLRGKAGYDSYFFGKYTLSNENRLENLLWADGTSRIDYKCFGDVLTFDSTYNRNVYNKPLVIFSGSNHHGQTVVFGCGLLVNEDIGSYKWLLETFLEAMGSKHPTAVVTDGDLSMRKAIKQVFPYATHRLCAWHLHRNACEKVKNSGFLNDFKKLIYANVSVEEFQVMWEDMVARYNLSSNSWVIQTYELRNLRALAYLRDQFFGRIRITSQCEGINSLIKAYVRKKDILLEFINNMETVVSHYRNNERVAEFNSKYTDPVLVTSLPTLEDFAAKNFTRNMFREVRKEIEGACAMNIELVIQDGGKLYFKCNSFGLPDIDHVVEFDRVGGMLRCECLWFENSGIPCMHIFACLKHQHVEVIPERLVCKRWTKNAKSDFMKSNVDDPSDSDKVLKCRLGVLGAECSRLMDVACKNSSDFVEAINVVVNTITKLQKRGENPRNGNLDDDYVVDLLVVKSKEAPKKNSKFKQQRRCSNCGVTGHYNKSCPNLPGRIPKETVDDDTEKNISSHLDILTKRKRHDSVKNQQKMEKDRNIGGGTTPTSAAKSDYTDQVKTSSPSPDIPVCASTSNEESGLSSKIISC is encoded by the exons ATGATACACGATTTCGCTGTGAGGTTGGATGAAGTCAGACGCGATAGCGATGGTTCCGTAATTATGCGCCAAATTGGTTGCAATCGGGTGGGCTCAAGAAAGGAAGAGGTTGAAAAGGACGAAAGAATCAGGGACCACCGACCCCTAACTCGAAGTTGTTGCCAGGCAAGAATTCGTGCAATATTAGATACAAAAATTCAGAAATGGAAGGTTGTTTCGTTCTACGAAGAGCACTCTCATGAATTAGTTGCTCCACTCGACGTTAGCATGATGCCTGAGTATCGCACATTCAGTGTCTCGGATAAAGCTCAGGCAAAGAATTTGCACGACATAGGCATCAGGACCTGTCACATCTTGGGATACTTGGCTGCTCAAAAAGGTGGATATGCGAACTTGTCATTCAACCAAAAAGATATGTACAACCTCATTACTCAACATAGGAAGGAAAAGGTGAAGGGTGGTGATGCAAATGCTGCAATAAGCTACCTGAGAGGTAAAGCTGGGTATGATTCTTATTTCTTTGGCAAGTACACATTAAGTAATGAGAATCGATTAGAAAATTTGTTATGGGCTGATGGGACTAGCCGTATTGATTATAAGTGCTTTGGGGATGTCTTGACATTTGATTCGACTTACAATAGAAATGTCTACAATAAACCACTTGTGATATTTTCTGGTAGCAATCATCATGGGCAGACCGTCGTATTTGGTTGTGGTCTTCTTGTTAATGAGGATATTGGTTCATACAAGTGGCTCTTGGAAACTTTTTTGGAAGCAATGGGGAGTAAACACCCTACGGCAGTTGTCACCGACGGAGATCTTTCAATGAGAAAAGCAATTAAACAGGTCTTTCCTTATGCAACACATCGACTATGTGCATGGCACTTACATAGGAATGCATGCGAGAAGGTTAAGAACAGTGGATTTCTAAATGACTTCAAGAAATTGATTTATGCCAATGTGAGTGTTGAAGAGTTTCAGGTCATGTGGGAAGACATGGTGGCCAGGTATAACTTATCAAGCAACTCTTGGGTCATCCAAACCTATGAGTTGAGGAATCTACGGGCTCTTGCATATTTGAGGGACCAATTTTTTGGGCGAATCAGGATAACATCCCAGTGTGAAGGGATTAACTCTCTAATAAAAGCATATGTGAGAAAGAAAGATATCCTTCTTGAATTTATCAATAACATGGAGACCGTGGTTAGCCATTACAGGAACAATGAAAGAGTCGCAGAGTTCAATAGTAAATATACCGATCCAGTACTTGTGACTTCTTTGCCGACACTTGAAGATTTTGCTGCAAAGAATTTCACTCGTAACATGTTCCGGGAGGTCAGGAAGGAAATTGAGGGTGCTTGTGCAATGAATATAGAGTTGGTAATTCAGGATGGTGGAAAACTATACTTCAAGTGTAACAGTTTTGGATTGCCAGATATTGATCATGTCGTTGAGTTTGACAGAGTTGGGGGGATGCTTCGTTGCGAGTGTCTGTGGTTCGAAAATAGCGGAATTCCCTGCATGCACATATTCGCCTGCCTAAAGCACCAACATGTTGAAGTTATTCCAGAACGCTTAGTGTGCAAGCGTTGGACGAAGAATGCCAAGAGTGACTTCATGAAGTCAAACGTCGATGATCCAAGTGATTCTGATAAGGTACTAAAGTGTCGTTTGGGTGTGTTGGGTGCTGAGTGTTCTAGGTTGATGGATGTTGCATGTAAGAACTCAAGTGATTTTGTCGAAGCAATAAATGTTGTTGTCAACACAATTACAAAACTCCAAAAGCGAGGTGAAAATCCACGCAATGGTAACTTAGACGATGACTACGTTGTTGACCTATTGGTAGTGAAGAGTAAGGAAGCCCCcaagaaaaactcaaaatttAAGCAACAGAGAAGGTGCTCAAACTGCGGTGTGACAGGACACTACAACAAAAGTTGTCCTAATCTTCCTGGTAGAATCCCAAAGGAGACGGTAGATGATGATACAGAAAAGAATATCAGCAGCCATCTTGACATCCTTACTAAG CGCAAAAGACATGATAGTGTGAAAAATCAACAGAAGATGGAAAAAGATAGGAACATTGGTGGTGGAACAACACCAACCTCAGCAGCTAAATCGGATTATACTGATCAAGTGAAAACATCAAGTCCTAGTCCCGATATCCCAGTTTGTGCATCTACAAGTAACGAAGAGTCCGGGTTGAGTTCCAAAATAATTTCATGTTGA